The DNA segment CAGCCGTATTTGCATACAACCCTGTACAATGGAGCCGATGGTGTCTTTGGTACGAGTAGTGCCACTGCTGCAACAGAGCATACGTATCCGGTGCAGCGGCATGGTGGGGGCGAAGTAATAACCGGGCACATGAGTCAATTTGGCACACGTGATAATGGTGCCGAGGACCCAGTACGCACATTGAAACTACTGCTACAGGAGCCATGGAAATTAGGTGGTAACAAAGATGGTGTCGGCGCTGCAAGCGATGCGAACGCGGCTGGCGATACCTTTGCAGAGAATATGTACAATGCGCCACCGACTTTTGGCGTGACGAAACAAGCGAACGACGAACAAATCTATGCGATGGCCGCAAATGGTGTACTGGGTGGGCTAGCTGGCATGAGAAGAGGCAGTGGGATGCCCAGAATAAATGACTTGGGTGGTTTTAGTGAAATTGGTGTTAGCAGTGGCGCAACGCTGGCTGGCGGCAGTGCAATTTATGGAGTGCCAAGAGCGGAAATTGCCGAGTATGACAATGgtattggtggtggtggtggaggtGGTGTAGATAGTGATGGTAGTGGTGGCACAGGTAATGATGCGGGTAGCAGCACTGCCGTTGGTGACGAAGCCAGCGCTGGCAACAAAGAGGAAGTTGCCAAATCAGAGACGACAATACAACTACTCATCGGGCTGATTGCCGTGTTCATTGTGCTTAATGTCATCATTTACTCAACATTCCTGCTCCAGAGGAAGAAGAAAGCGCACTCAATGCAACGAAAACTGGGCGGCATACTCAGTTACGACGGCACCACGGACGATGAATTCAAGCGCTCGAAGCAAAATGACGGCGATGAGAGCTACATTCTGGACATTGTACGCAAATCGAACACTTACGAAGCGGTCAAAACGGAACGTTCGCCGATTAATGGCTTTCAAATGACACGACAACTGAGCACCTCCACCGTGGACACACACACCAAGGTGTGCGCTTGGATGTCAGCTGCAGTCGGCGCCGCTGCGGATGCAAAAGCATGTGTTGGTGGGGGTGGTGCCGACAGCTCAAAGGGTGGTTCGAAAAAATCCTCTTCGCCCACGTTTTCCTCACTGCGCAGCAGCAGCGCCGGCGGCAGTTTCAAGCAGCCAGTGGGATCGCAGAAAGTGAGCGTCGCTGTTGATGCCACACCATCGGCACGCAGCAGCAGCGTAATGGAGCAAGAGCCGATTGAGGTGCACAAATTAAAGTCAGATGGGCGCAACATAATTATCTGCCAGGAGGTAGAGGTAACCGATCAGGATTTGCTCACGCCGCAGAACTCTTTGGATAGCACACGTTATGCGCTTACCCGCCAGCATTCAGCTGCCACCGAGCCGTGTGAGGCGGAATTGCCACAACAGGGCCAATTGCCGCCATATATGCCAAACGCGCAGCACGCGCACTCACACTCGGACCCAGTTGATATGCAGCACTACTACAGTGGAATATGCGATACcattgaagaaaatgaaaaggTGACCAGTTTTCTGGGTGAGGATGTAAATGTGACCAGCCGCGATGATGATGATCAAGATGGTGGGATGGCCAGCGTCTGTCGTACACCAGCGCAGCAACTACAAGTTATCAAAAGTCGTAATTATCCCAAGGTTTTGCCAACAAGCAATGCAAATATCGAATTTCATGCAAACGCTAATGACTCACCACCCATGACGCTGGACCTGCGTACCACTAATAAACGCAACTCATTGCCGCCTAATAGCTTTCTGCCGCACTTCAGCAGCACACTAGGTGCTGGTGCCAATACCGGTGCACGTTATCCACCACTTCCGCCACCGCGCACAATCTCCACGCTGGGACGGAAACCTTCGACGCGTCGTAATAGCAGCAATATCACCACATCGCCATTAATGCTGGCTCACGATTGCACAGCCGAGGAGGAAGACGAGCCGCCAATCACGCAGAATACACTTATAGTGGGTCCCATAGTGCCGCAACAGAAGCCGAAGGCGCAGGCGGGCGCTGGTGGCGATACTAATTACTCGACGCTTAAGCGCGCTGAGCTCACCACAACTGACAAGGCGCCCTTTAATAGCCTGTCAAGCACCAGAGCGGAAGAGGTAACGggcacagcagcaacaaaactTATGCATAGCTCCTCGGAAGCATCATTAACGCCGGCCAACTCTCAAATCGGCACAAAGCCGAACGCCACGACGTCAGGTTGTGTTGGCGGTGTGACGACATTCTTAAGTAACGGTGCAAGTGCGGGTTTGCAAAGCTTCGAAAGCCGTCCAATTGCCGTCGAAGTGGAAGACAAATTGctgcaaaaacagcaacaaaccGACGCGAAACGAACACACCACACCGAGCGTATTTATGCGATACAACAGCCAACTAATTTGCCAGCCACACAAAGTGAAGGCAAGACAACAGCGGTGATGGCAAATGCATTGACACCGACACTAATTACACCTACATTAATGAATTTGGCAGGCCATCAAAGTGGTGGTGTACGCAATAATGTAATGAAAACAACgggttacaacaacaatagcggtACAGCCATTGCTCCTGGCATTACGGACATTTATGCACAACCCAATAAGTCGAAAGTTAAAGCGAAATCGAATTTGACAGCGTCACATGAGAATATTCCCAGTGTGCAATCGACAATAGCAGCAACACCCTCACCACACATCAAGCCACCTTCGATAGGTGTTATTCCCGCTTTGGCGCACCCACACGATCACACATCGAAGTCAAGTGCGCTTGATGGCAAGGCTAAAGCTAACTCGCtatcagcaacaacagcagcaacaactactAAAATAACAACCGGTTTAGTGACAACGGAATTGACAAACACTGGCGTCGACAAACCGGTGACAGCTATGAGCAAGCAAACAATGGAATCTGTGACAGCAGCAGTGGTTCAGAAAGCTCCTGTCACGGCTAACGACATAAGTGCAACAGTAAGTAAAACAGGCGATGCAACAGTACCACTCACATGCATGCCACAAATGCCGACGAGCGCCGCCTGCTCAGGCAGCTTACAAGAACGATTAGAGCAAAAGCAAACCGAGCAACGACAACAAAGCGTAGCGACCGTAGCCTTGACAAAACATGGCGTAGACGGTGCAACAGCAAAAACAGTAGCAGCAGCGTTACGCGTACCTGTCAATTGCACGTCAGCCACACCGACAACGACAACGGCAGCGGCAACGACAACCGCAACCAGGACAATAGCAGATGCCATCTCCGCGCAATTGGCGCAAACAAAGCCTTTGAAGGCAGCTCTAGCGTCCGGCGTAGAGAAACCATCAACAGTCGGCGGCAGTGTCAGCAGGCAGGCAAGTTTGCGTGACTCCTGTCTGAGTTCAGTGTCAGCGCGTTCAACAGATTCCAGAGCGTCCTCGGCGTGTTCGACGTCGTCCTCAGGTTCCACAGCATCATCAAATGCCTCTACCGCAACGGGCACGTCCTCTTCTGCCTCGTCGTCGTCGTCCACGGGCACTGTACGCACCGAACTGCAACAAAAGTAATAAGATCAACTAACTCCCGCTTTAAGTATACAATTTATTCAGTTTTTTGCCCGCATCTAACATGCCACCGCATGCTGTGAAATTAATTGAGTTCGCTTACACTATACTCCTTCAGTGCGGCATATTGGTGATCTGCTTTCACTCACCGTCTTTTTTGTATCGCCTTTCCTGATGTTTACCAACTCGATGtttggttttaatatttttcacagAAGTGCGGTTCTTGTAGTAATATTTAGTATCGAGATCGGGAAAAATAGTTcatggttaaaaaaaaagtatttttttgttcgaagaattttattttattatttgatcaTAAAATACGCGTTCTTCTGTACTCTGAACAGCGAACACATAGTTTGTACAAAATTTGTTACAACCAGAAGGACGAAGTatacattttgaaatatatatcttAGCATATTTAATCAGCGTGACAAGCTGAGATGATTTAACCATGACCGACTCACGGATAGTCAGAGGCCTCagtacctcagtttttgagttgtcaatctcaaattttgcacacatgattttctccccaagaagaaATCACTGTCCCTGTCAATCTGTCCTAATTAGATATaactgccattcaaactgatcgatcaaaaccaAGCACTTGCTTATAAAACTATGATAAGATATGTTCACGAATTTATTATCCGAAAAACTGCTATAGTCTCCGTTCATCATCTCTCAGATCGTACCATTTAACTGCCATACAACCTAGCCGATCCCAGAAAAGATAAGGGCCTTCACAAATATATTGTTCCTTTCACCCATTCGACTTTAAGTTGAAGGTTTCTCTTGTTTCTGAGTTGAGTCATGTTAGGAAAACTGAATTCTTGTCGCAACATCTTTTCCACTTTACCGGTTAGTAGCACCTAGCGGTActtttattacttcatttagCAGTCatctatatgcaaaataaaagcGCACTTCTGGAGCTCAATCGATTTAGTTTCCGTTTCCTCACAACGCGTGCTGTTTAGCAAGGTTCCACTGCAGTTTGTTGCACCCTCCAATGGCGCTTGTGCCTGTCACTTTAGCTATATAATATtctgtataaatatgtatttttttggaaagttttaTCGTTATTTGGCTACTTTGCATAGTTTGTGCGAGAATGAGCATTTATGCGTTGATGATATGGCGCGGCGTCCTCACAACGTGCTGATATGCAAGGCAGGAGCGCTCGCGACACATGCGCAACTGTAAATATTCACCCTtacaatatatacaagtatatttaaatatttacgtatacatacatagcggCAAATAGTTGCGTTGTGTTGCAGAATTTTGCTGTgacagcaaacaaaatttatttttcgcaaaattatGTTATTTCGTAAATTGGTTTTCAGTGGTTTCCGGAGCGGAAACCAAAAGTATACACACAAATGCCGCCACAACTATTGGTCCCGCAGAGCGCCGGTTATTGTTCCACACGGTCTGCTGCTGCGGTTCGTCAGTTGAGCAGTTGCTGAACTGTGTATTGTTGTTGGAATTTTATGTTGACTTTGCTGCTGGTCCGACTTGAGTTGTCCCGCCTCACAACCGTTTGCTACGCATACTACAAtcgtatatttattttgctagTGGTGATGTGAAATTGAAATGCatactttaatatatatttttatctgtatatatgtgctTACATACGAATAGTTTCATACATATTTCAGTCTGTGCATGTGTTTGGTGtaaatttgtgtgtttgttcGCATTTTTGGCGCTTGTGACAGTCAAATGACTGCGAATGATTACTGGGTGTGTCTCGCTTGAATGCTTGAAATTGATAAGCGTTTGTTCGTGTTAGGttttgcgtgtgtgtgcagAACCTTCTGTTTGCTTACTTCGATCGATTGACGCAAATTGCCAGCAGCATTGACGGAACAAATCGTGCCTACTTTCTTTTCTCTCAACCACTGCCCAagcaatattcaaaattttatgacGTCAACTAAATTTGTCAACTTGGCTAAAAAAAATCCACAGGTTTGCCAGTCGGTCAGTCCTTAGCCAACCATTAAGGCAGCCAGATAGTCAGTCGGTTAGTTGGTCATTAAGTCACGAAGTAACTCAGTCAGTCAGCCGAAGCGAACCACTCAACACACTTGCCGTTTACTGATCCAACTTTGCAGCCGAGTGCCTTCTAGCTACACATCGCTCACCGCCTCGCTTGCCTAACCAAACACAAACCTAATCAACTTAACCGCCGTCTACCCACCAAGTCATAACTAACAGCAAAGTCTGCTGATTGCCAACTATTTCTGATAGTTTTGCTGTGGGTTCATTTTATTCCTCCTTTTTTGGCTTTATCATCTCTTTCGCTCTATATTTATTCTCGCAAATATTTTCCATACTtgaattcataaattttcaatggGTCCATTTATTGACATCTCGAaggagtttaatattttatatatgtatatgataacgTATAAATGAATACGCTCTGTGGGAAATATTAGACAGTAGAGAGTAATAACTCAGAAGTTTGCAGTTTCTCACAAGTAAAATAGCGAAATCCATTACAATCATAGAAACaacatttttagtaaatttcctCGACATTTAATTACTCAAAATGCCCACTTTAATTTACCATACATTGTCTTCTCATCAGCAAGTTTCCTCACGCGGTATATTTCGCTCCAAATAGCTACCCGTTCACCTCAACGTCTCTGTCTGTTTGCCCAACGTTTGAATTTCCGACATTATA comes from the Bactrocera neohumeralis isolate Rockhampton chromosome 2, APGP_CSIRO_Bneo_wtdbg2-racon-allhic-juicebox.fasta_v2, whole genome shotgun sequence genome and includes:
- the LOC126751689 gene encoding uncharacterized protein LOC126751689, translating into MYFRRYWHWQSHASYAAVWLFWLTFVSVQQQRFYGDGCSAATLYAKEQQNTQIFQKHSSPRQLQSSTDCSEQMVHIDATMLPPQQKATPRSATIMTSPRQVVGDVVTEAIPTLGPILRDKMAEMPSAMPPEPDSESDERLVTANCNEVATTKTNADLNGSLLKFTNSLAVKAAGNASKGKDNTTKSFNSKTTTTPATPKIRVLPKMEAIKREMAAIPKFQISSATKIQTKTTATAPPITPLPFAGSSTATASQAAKQLTAKNLKHSKYAINADHLLYDFRANVANLFANESAAVRTGNTRIADEFKNSQSNNEVPNKNVHEHSDTNNISSAPIVSSKETLSSRNRKGKNNANNKQNEHNNSVNNPHTGEQRLHTSAELNANSIAIALSSNLSDGLLVEPAAVVSGDDTSNNNNNSHSTNGVHNKHNKAPHSNERRHIVPEKLQYTKEIRMKQGRLMGITRHFHPSTGLRDVDQYLGLPYAEAPVGSRRFMPPGAPLPWQGLKMARHLPPVCLQQLPDVTAQGSVKMSRGRYKQLTRLLPYLKTESEDCLYLNVYVPRVDGVFDASNAYDMGTQSTKRLPVMVYVHGESFEWNSGNPYDGSVLASYGQVIVVTINYRLGVMGFLKPSIDENTVANFGLLDQIAALHWIKENIASFGGDKDSVTLMGHSTGAACVNYLMISPVASGLFHRAILMSGSAMSDWAVSNHSLQLTMQIAHTLNCPLNDDNEEMLSCLRQQRYQDILKIPTSFPQFSTPLGPIVDGHVIPNQPYKVMGQYTEHFSRYDLLFGVTESESYHTLGALALEEGLRENERDNLLRFYMQTRFDVRPDLALAATLKKYEDMYNNPTKGTNSEHRDVVLDILSDARIVGPLMQTGLFHADVNRRNYMYVFGHNSATGPYANLPHSIAGEELAFIFGAPLAPAGPFPSNSYGAQEKLLSEAVMTYWTNFAKTGNPKAPWKGSFINLHALEWDRYDLDWPEFNKRTQSYMNIGIPPTIGYKYRQIYMNFWNKELPDELNQIANIQRQPYLHTTLYNGADGVFGTSSATAATEHTYPVQRHGGGEVITGHMSQFGTRDNGAEDPVRTLKLLLQEPWKLGGNKDGVGAASDANAAGDTFAENMYNAPPTFGVTKQANDEQIYAMAANGVLGGLAGMRRGSGMPRINDLGGFSEIGVSSGATLAGGSAIYGVPRAEIAEYDNGIGGGGGGGVDSDGSGGTGNDAGSSTAVGDEASAGNKEEVAKSETTIQLLIGLIAVFIVLNVIIYSTFLLQRKKKAHSMQRKLGGILSYDGTTDDEFKRSKQNDGDESYILDIVRKSNTYEAVKTERSPINGFQMTRQLSTSTVDTHTKVCAWMSAAVGAAADAKACVGGGGADSSKGGSKKSSSPTFSSLRSSSAGGSFKQPVGSQKVSVAVDATPSARSSSVMEQEPIEVHKLKSDGRNIIICQEVEVTDQDLLTPQNSLDSTRYALTRQHSAATEPCEAELPQQGQLPPYMPNAQHAHSHSDPVDMQHYYSGICDTIEENEKVTSFLGEDVNVTSRDDDDQDGGMASVCRTPAQQLQVIKSRNYPKVLPTSNANIEFHANANDSPPMTLDLRTTNKRNSLPPNSFLPHFSSTLGAGANTGARYPPLPPPRTISTLGRKPSTRRNSSNITTSPLMLAHDCTAEEEDEPPITQNTLIVGPIVPQQKPKAQAGAGGDTNYSTLKRAELTTTDKAPFNSLSSTRAEEVTGTAATKLMHSSSEASLTPANSQIGTKPNATTSGCVGGVTTFLSNGASAGLQSFESRPIAVEVEDKLLQKQQQTDAKRTHHTERIYAIQQPTNLPATQSEGKTTAVMANALTPTLITPTLMNLAGHQSGGVRNNVMKTTGYNNNSGTAIAPGITDIYAQPNKSKVKAKSNLTASHENIPSVQSTIAATPSPHIKPPSIGVIPALAHPHDHTSKSSALDGKAKANSLSATTAATTTKITTGLVTTELTNTGVDKPVTAMSKQTMESVTAAVVQKAPVTANDISATVSKTGDATVPLTCMPQMPTSAACSGSLQERLEQKQTEQRQQSVATVALTKHGVDGATAKTVAAALRVPVNCTSATPTTTTAAATTTATRTIADAISAQLAQTKPLKAALASGVEKPSTVGGSVSRQASLRDSCLSSVSARSTDSRASSACSTSSSGSTASSNASTATGTSSSASSSSSTGTVRTELQQKISGTKRPTQI